The following proteins are co-located in the Flavobacterium sp. CECT 9288 genome:
- a CDS encoding cytochrome c: MKSIYKIALLFGIVILVSSCHDNKAPNYQYFPNMYESLGYETYSESDAFKNGQEAQLPAKGSLKRGFVPYEYENSTAGYELAKANLKSPLDSLGRNIEKGKELYEIYCISCHGASGNGKGKLVEREKFLGVPSYKDRVITEGSVFHVITYGLNSMGSHANQLSAQERWLVTDYVLKLKSEL, from the coding sequence ATGAAAAGCATATATAAAATAGCACTATTATTTGGTATCGTAATTTTAGTTTCATCTTGCCATGATAATAAGGCACCGAACTATCAGTATTTTCCAAATATGTATGAGTCTTTAGGTTATGAGACCTATTCAGAGTCTGATGCGTTTAAAAATGGTCAAGAAGCACAATTACCTGCAAAAGGTTCATTGAAAAGAGGTTTTGTACCTTACGAGTATGAAAATAGTACTGCTGGTTATGAGTTGGCTAAAGCTAACTTAAAATCACCACTTGATTCATTAGGTAGAAATATAGAAAAAGGTAAAGAGTTGTATGAAATTTATTGTATCAGTTGCCATGGTGCTTCTGGTAACGGTAAAGGTAAGTTAGTTGAACGTGAAAAATTTCTTGGAGTTCCAAGTTATAAAGATAGAGTTATTACTGAGGGTAGTGTTTTTCATGTTATAACTTATGGTTTGAATTCAATGGGTTCACATGCAAATCAGTTGAGTGCCCAGGAGCGTTGGTTAGTTACTGACTATGTTCTAAAATTAAAAAGTGAATTATAA
- a CDS encoding DUF3341 domain-containing protein — translation MSNKVIYAIYNDDDILMDAVKKTRAAHHHIEEVFSPFPVHGLDKAMGIAPTRLAICAFLYGCVGISVATAMMNYIMIQDWPQDIGGKPSFSYIENMPAFVPIMFELTVFFAAHLMVITFYMRSKLWPFKEAENPDVRTTDDHFLMEVAVHDNEEELVSFFQNTGAVEVKVIDKH, via the coding sequence ATGAGTAATAAAGTAATATACGCCATTTATAATGACGATGATATTTTGATGGACGCAGTAAAGAAAACTAGAGCAGCTCATCATCATATTGAAGAAGTTTTTAGTCCATTTCCTGTTCACGGTTTGGATAAAGCTATGGGGATAGCCCCAACAAGATTAGCTATTTGCGCTTTCTTGTATGGTTGTGTTGGAATTTCGGTAGCAACTGCAATGATGAATTATATCATGATTCAAGATTGGCCTCAAGATATTGGTGGTAAGCCAAGTTTCAGTTATATTGAAAATATGCCTGCATTTGTGCCAATTATGTTTGAGCTTACTGTATTTTTTGCAGCTCACTTGATGGTTATTACTTTTTATATGAGAAGTAAATTATGGCCTTTTAAGGAAGCTGAGAATCCAGATGTAAGAACTACAGATGACCATTTTTTAATGGAAGTTGCTGTACATGATAACGAAGAAGAATTAGTTTCATTCTTTCAAAATACAGGTGCGGTTGAAGTTAAAGTAATAGATAAGCATTAA
- the nrfD gene encoding NrfD/PsrC family molybdoenzyme membrane anchor subunit, producing the protein MSSHYEATIRKPLVIGDKTYHDVTVDVAAPVEGKANKHWWIVFSIALIAFLWGLGCIVYTVSTGIGTWGLNKTVGWAWDITNFVWWVGIGHAGTLISAVLLLFRQRWRMAINRSAEAMTIFSVIQAGLFPIIHMGRPWLAYWVLPIPNQFGSLWVNFNSPLLWDVFAISTYLSVSLVFWWTGLLPDFAMLRDRAVTPFNKRVYSILSFGWSGRAKDWQRFEEVSLVLAGLATPLVLSVHTIVSMDFATSVIPGWHTTIFPPYFVAGAVFSGFAMVNTLLIIMRKVSNLEAYITVQHIELMNIVIMITGSIVGVAYITELFVAWYSGVEYEQYAFLNRATGPYWWAYWAMMTCNVFSPQFMWSKKLRTSIMFSFIISIVVNIGMWFERFVIIVTSLHRDYLPSSWTMFSPTFVDIGIFIGTIGFFFVLFLLYSRTFPVIAQAEVKTILKATGDNYKRAREANKDSHHE; encoded by the coding sequence ATGTCGTCTCACTACGAAGCAACCATTAGAAAACCCTTAGTTATAGGTGATAAAACTTATCATGATGTAACTGTAGACGTAGCCGCACCTGTTGAAGGTAAGGCAAATAAACATTGGTGGATTGTATTTTCAATTGCATTAATAGCCTTCCTTTGGGGACTTGGATGTATCGTATACACTGTATCTACAGGTATTGGTACATGGGGTTTAAACAAGACAGTAGGTTGGGCTTGGGATATTACTAACTTCGTTTGGTGGGTTGGTATTGGTCACGCCGGTACACTTATATCAGCCGTGCTTTTACTTTTCCGTCAAAGATGGAGAATGGCAATTAACCGTTCAGCTGAAGCAATGACTATTTTCTCAGTTATTCAGGCAGGTTTATTCCCAATCATCCACATGGGTCGTCCTTGGTTAGCGTACTGGGTTTTACCAATACCAAATCAATTTGGATCATTATGGGTAAATTTTAATTCACCATTACTTTGGGATGTATTTGCAATCTCTACTTATTTATCTGTATCATTAGTTTTCTGGTGGACAGGTTTATTACCAGATTTTGCAATGCTTAGAGATCGTGCTGTAACTCCTTTTAATAAAAGAGTTTATTCAATTTTAAGTTTTGGTTGGAGTGGTAGAGCAAAAGATTGGCAACGTTTTGAGGAAGTTTCGCTTGTTCTTGCTGGTTTAGCTACTCCTCTTGTATTGTCAGTACACACTATTGTATCGATGGATTTTGCTACATCTGTTATTCCAGGTTGGCATACTACTATATTTCCTCCATACTTCGTTGCTGGAGCCGTTTTCTCTGGATTTGCGATGGTGAATACCTTGCTCATTATTATGAGAAAAGTTTCTAATCTTGAAGCTTATATCACGGTTCAACATATCGAACTGATGAATATCGTAATCATGATTACAGGTTCTATTGTTGGTGTTGCTTATATTACTGAGCTTTTTGTTGCATGGTATTCTGGAGTAGAGTACGAACAATATGCTTTCTTAAACAGAGCTACTGGACCTTACTGGTGGGCATATTGGGCAATGATGACTTGTAATGTATTTTCTCCTCAGTTCATGTGGTCTAAAAAGTTACGTACGAGTATTATGTTTTCATTCATAATATCTATTGTTGTAAATATTGGAATGTGGTTTGAAAGATTTGTAATTATTGTTACCTCTTTGCATAGAGATTATTTACCATCTTCTTGGACTATGTTTTCACCTACCTTTGTTGATATAGGTATCTTCATTGGTACAATTGGTTTTTTCTTTGTGTTGTTCCTTCTTTATTCAAGAACATTCCCGGTTATTGCACAAGCTGAAGTTAAAACTATTTTAAAAGCAACTGGAGATAATTACAAACGCGCAAGAGAAGCAAATAAAGATTCACATCATGAGTAA
- a CDS encoding cytochrome c oxidase subunit II, which translates to MTSLLVIIVLVLLAIALWQLTKIFDLTQVGSSPDSSEIANDNDNNVQGYLMFGFLAFIYIFSIYGLFKWGHLVLHTPASAHGGQVDNLMNITWVLIFIVQAITQVLVHYFAFKYRGKEGQKALFFADNNKLEAVWSIIPAVVLAGLILYGLYAWTNIMFVDEDEDTVVIELYAQQFNWKARYAGEDNVLGKANVRYIEGVNAVGIDLADPYSQDDIVVTELHIPKGKKILFKMRSQDVLHSAYMPHFRAQMNCVPGMVTQFAFEPIYTTSEYRELPFMVEKVANINALRAKKSEALVAKGEPALDPYTFDYLLLCNKICGASHYNMQMKIIVDTPEDYKAWLKDKTTVVNEVKASLAAPAATGDTKAVDSSSAKKDDVAVMAAK; encoded by the coding sequence ATGACAAGTTTGTTAGTAATTATAGTTTTAGTTTTATTAGCTATTGCTTTATGGCAATTGACTAAAATCTTCGACCTAACGCAAGTTGGATCTTCTCCGGACAGTTCAGAAATCGCAAATGATAATGACAATAATGTTCAGGGTTATTTAATGTTTGGTTTTTTAGCCTTTATTTATATATTTTCCATTTATGGATTATTTAAATGGGGACATTTAGTATTGCACACTCCTGCTTCTGCTCATGGTGGCCAAGTAGACAATTTGATGAATATTACTTGGGTGTTAATCTTTATTGTTCAAGCTATAACTCAGGTTTTAGTTCATTATTTTGCTTTTAAATATAGAGGTAAAGAAGGACAAAAGGCTTTGTTTTTTGCTGACAATAATAAATTGGAAGCTGTTTGGAGTATCATACCTGCGGTTGTTTTAGCTGGTCTTATATTGTACGGTTTATATGCATGGACAAACATTATGTTTGTTGATGAGGATGAGGATACTGTTGTTATTGAATTATACGCACAACAATTTAACTGGAAAGCTAGGTATGCTGGTGAGGATAATGTATTAGGTAAAGCTAATGTTAGATATATAGAAGGTGTTAATGCTGTTGGTATAGACTTAGCAGATCCATATTCACAAGATGATATTGTTGTTACTGAATTGCATATTCCTAAGGGTAAAAAGATTCTTTTTAAAATGAGATCTCAAGATGTATTGCACTCTGCTTACATGCCACATTTTAGAGCTCAAATGAATTGCGTTCCTGGTATGGTTACACAATTCGCTTTTGAACCTATTTACACTACCTCTGAGTATAGAGAATTACCTTTTATGGTAGAAAAAGTTGCTAATATTAATGCTTTAAGAGCTAAGAAAAGTGAGGCATTAGTAGCTAAAGGTGAACCCGCTCTTGATCCATACACTTTTGATTATCTATTGTTGTGTAATAAAATTTGTGGTGCATCGCATTACAATATGCAAATGAAAATTATTGTTGATACTCCAGAAGATTATAAAGCTTGGTTGAAAGATAAAACAACTGTAGTTAATGAAGTTAAAGCTTCATTAGCTGCTCCAGCTGCAACTGGTGATACAAAAGCAGTTGACAGTAGTAGTGCAAAAAAAGATGATGTTGCTGTAATGGCAGCTAAATAA
- a CDS encoding quinol:cytochrome C oxidoreductase, giving the protein MYTFSSKLKTFSFVLMAIGFLGIGYGFYTAPKDIKEVEEILAADSHGTHAVKKEHGSTNEANSHEVHGSTEEKHVEAKTSSQKHEVSSDDEHTEHLNHVLHQLQNKPWSALYVACIFFMLVSLGVLVFYAIQQVAQAGWSPVLFRVMQGITSYLPVGAALFFVLLILCGLHFNHMFIWLDPEVVATDKLIANKTGYLNFPFWIVRAAIFLTGWSLYQYYSRKNCLAQDEANDDLLYKKNFKLSAMFLVFFIVSESIMSWDWIMSIDPHWFSTLFGWYVFASFFVSGVTTIALVTLYLKSRGYLEFVSNSHIHDLAKFMFGLSVFWTYLWFSQFMLIWYANIPEEVTYFITRIQLYNLPFFGAVVMNFLFPLLILINTDFKRISWVIVMAGIVILMGHYLDFFNMIMPGTVGDSWSIGVSEIASILFFLGLFIYVVFTALSKSPLLAKRNPFIEESKHFHY; this is encoded by the coding sequence ATGTATACATTTTCAAGTAAATTAAAAACTTTTTCTTTTGTCTTAATGGCCATTGGTTTTTTAGGCATAGGTTATGGTTTTTACACTGCACCAAAAGATATTAAAGAAGTAGAAGAAATTCTTGCTGCTGATAGTCATGGTACACACGCTGTTAAGAAAGAGCATGGAAGTACTAATGAAGCTAATTCTCATGAAGTTCATGGTTCAACAGAGGAGAAACATGTTGAGGCTAAGACATCTTCACAAAAACATGAAGTTTCATCTGATGATGAACACACTGAGCACTTAAATCATGTATTACATCAATTGCAAAATAAGCCTTGGTCTGCTTTATATGTTGCCTGTATATTTTTTATGCTTGTTTCATTAGGTGTTTTAGTTTTTTATGCAATCCAGCAAGTTGCTCAAGCGGGTTGGTCTCCTGTTCTTTTTAGAGTTATGCAAGGTATTACATCTTACTTACCTGTAGGAGCTGCTTTATTTTTCGTGTTGCTGATTTTATGTGGTTTGCATTTTAATCATATGTTTATATGGTTAGATCCTGAAGTAGTTGCAACTGATAAACTTATTGCTAATAAAACTGGTTATTTAAACTTTCCTTTTTGGATTGTTAGAGCTGCTATATTTTTAACTGGTTGGTCTCTTTATCAATATTATTCAAGAAAGAATTGTCTTGCTCAAGATGAGGCTAATGATGATTTGTTGTATAAGAAGAATTTTAAGTTATCAGCGATGTTTCTTGTCTTTTTCATCGTTTCTGAATCTATAATGTCGTGGGATTGGATTATGTCAATTGATCCACACTGGTTTAGTACTTTATTTGGATGGTATGTTTTTGCAAGTTTCTTTGTAAGTGGTGTTACTACCATAGCATTAGTTACATTGTATTTAAAGTCAAGAGGTTACCTAGAATTTGTTAGTAATAGTCACATTCATGATTTAGCTAAATTTATGTTCGGTTTAAGTGTTTTTTGGACTTATCTTTGGTTCTCACAGTTTATGCTAATCTGGTATGCTAACATTCCTGAGGAGGTAACATATTTTATAACTAGAATTCAATTATATAATTTGCCATTCTTTGGAGCAGTTGTTATGAATTTCTTGTTCCCATTGTTAATATTGATCAATACAGATTTTAAGAGAATTTCTTGGGTTATTGTAATGGCTGGTATTGTTATCTTAATGGGTCATTATTTAGATTTTTTCAATATGATTATGCCAGGTACGGTTGGTGACAGTTGGTCTATCGGTGTATCTGAAATAGCTTCCATCCTTTTCTTCCTAGGTTTATTTATTTATGTAGTATTTACTGCTTTATCTAAATCTCCTTTGCTAGCAAAAAGAAATCCGTTTATTGAGGAAAGTAAACATTTTCATTATTAA
- a CDS encoding cbb3-type cytochrome c oxidase subunit I, which yields MSAEGHDHAIDHEHEHHHKDTFITKYIFSIDHKMIAKQYLITGIFMGIIGVGMSLLFRMQLAWPEESFKIFNILLGDKFAPDGVMANDIYLALVTIHGTIMVFFVLTAALSGTFSNLLIPLQIGARDMASGFMNMVSYWLFFLSSIVMISSLFVEAGPASSGWTIYPPLSALPQAIPGSGMGMTLWLVSMALFIASSLMGSLNYVVTVINLRTKGMTMTRLPLTIWAFFVTAIIGIVSFPVLLSAALLLIFDRSFGTSFFLSDIYIAGEVLHYQGGSPVLFEHLFWFLGHPEVYIVLLPALGITSEVIATNSRKPIFGYRAMIMSILAIAFLSTIVWGHHMFISGMNPFLGSVFTFTTLLIAIPSAVKAFNYITTLWKGNLQLNPAMLFSIGLVSTFITGGLTGIILGDSTLDINVHDTYFVVAHFHLVMGISALYGMFAGIYHWFPRMFGRMLNKNLGYIHFWVTAICAYGVFFPMHFIGLAGLPRRYYTNTNFPLFDDLQNVNVLITTFALVGGAFQLVFLYNFFSSIFYGKKAVMNPWKSNTLEWTAPVEHIHGNWPGEIPEVHRWPYDYSNPNHEEDFVPQNVPMKPGEQVLHH from the coding sequence ATGTCAGCAGAAGGTCACGATCACGCTATAGATCACGAACACGAACACCACCACAAAGACACTTTTATTACTAAATATATTTTTAGTATAGATCACAAAATGATCGCCAAGCAGTACTTGATTACAGGTATTTTCATGGGTATCATTGGTGTTGGTATGTCGTTGTTATTTAGAATGCAACTAGCATGGCCAGAAGAATCTTTTAAAATATTTAATATTTTATTAGGTGATAAATTTGCTCCTGATGGAGTTATGGCAAATGATATTTACCTTGCCTTAGTTACTATTCATGGAACCATAATGGTTTTCTTTGTACTTACTGCTGCATTGAGTGGTACGTTTAGTAATCTATTAATTCCGCTTCAAATTGGTGCTCGAGATATGGCCTCAGGTTTTATGAACATGGTTTCATACTGGCTGTTCTTTTTATCAAGTATTGTGATGATCAGTTCTCTTTTTGTTGAAGCAGGCCCTGCTTCTTCTGGGTGGACAATTTACCCTCCTTTGAGTGCTTTACCACAAGCTATACCTGGATCTGGTATGGGTATGACACTTTGGTTAGTTTCTATGGCATTGTTTATTGCTTCTTCTTTAATGGGGTCTTTGAATTATGTTGTTACGGTTATTAACTTAAGAACTAAGGGTATGACTATGACAAGGTTGCCTTTGACTATTTGGGCTTTCTTTGTTACTGCTATTATCGGTATTGTTTCTTTCCCCGTACTTTTATCCGCTGCTTTATTGTTGATCTTTGATAGAAGTTTTGGTACTTCTTTCTTCTTATCTGATATTTACATAGCTGGTGAAGTATTACATTACCAAGGTGGTTCTCCTGTTTTATTTGAGCACTTATTTTGGTTCCTAGGACATCCTGAAGTTTACATTGTATTATTACCTGCATTAGGTATTACTTCTGAAGTTATTGCAACAAATTCTCGTAAACCAATTTTTGGTTACAGAGCAATGATTATGTCAATTCTTGCAATTGCTTTCTTATCAACAATAGTTTGGGGTCACCACATGTTTATCTCAGGAATGAATCCTTTCCTAGGTTCCGTGTTTACTTTTACAACCTTATTGATTGCAATTCCATCTGCAGTTAAAGCATTTAATTATATCACTACGTTGTGGAAAGGTAACTTACAGCTAAATCCTGCCATGTTATTTTCTATTGGTTTGGTATCAACTTTTATTACTGGTGGTTTAACTGGTATTATTCTTGGTGATAGTACATTAGATATTAATGTTCACGACACTTATTTTGTTGTAGCTCACTTTCACTTAGTAATGGGTATTAGTGCTCTTTATGGAATGTTTGCTGGTATTTATCACTGGTTTCCAAGAATGTTTGGAAGAATGTTGAATAAGAACTTAGGTTATATTCACTTCTGGGTTACTGCTATTTGTGCTTATGGTGTATTTTTCCCTATGCATTTTATAGGTTTAGCTGGTTTACCAAGACGTTATTACACCAATACTAATTTCCCTTTATTTGATGATTTACAAAACGTAAATGTTTTAATTACAACGTTTGCTCTTGTTGGTGGTGCTTTTCAATTGGTTTTCTTATATAATTTCTTTAGTAGTATTTTCTACGGTAAAAAAGCAGTTATGAATCCATGGAAATCTAATACTTTAGAATGGACTGCTCCAGTTGAACACATTCACGGTAACTGGCCAGGTGAGATTCCTGAAGTTCACCGTTGGCCATATGACTACAGTAATCCTAATCATGAAGAGGATTTCGTACCACAAAATGTACCAATGAAACCTGGAGAACAGGTTCTTCATCACTAA
- the queG gene encoding tRNA epoxyqueuosine(34) reductase QueG, which produces MIQTRSKYTNFIKDEASRLGFMSCGISKAEFLETEAPRLENWLNLNHHGKMAYMENNFDKRLDPTLLVEDSKSVVSLLLNYYPNEFQNEDSFKISKYAYGLDYHDVIKGKLRELIHSIQTNIGAVSGRAFVDSAPVLDKAWAAKSGLGWIGKNSNLLTKKVGSFYFIAELIIDLELEYDSPTTDHCGSCTACIDSCPTNAIVAPYVVDGSKCISYFTIELKENIPTEFKGMFNDWAFGCDVCQDVCPWNKFSKPHSEPLFNANPDVLSMSKKDWIEITEETFKVVFKNSPIKRTKFAGIKRNIDFIQ; this is translated from the coding sequence ATTATTCAAACTAGATCGAAGTATACAAATTTTATTAAGGACGAGGCTTCTAGACTTGGTTTCATGTCTTGCGGTATTTCTAAAGCTGAGTTTCTAGAGACAGAAGCTCCACGTCTTGAAAATTGGCTAAATTTAAACCATCATGGAAAGATGGCTTACATGGAAAATAATTTTGATAAAAGATTAGATCCTACGCTTCTTGTTGAAGATTCAAAAAGTGTTGTCTCATTATTACTTAATTATTATCCTAATGAATTTCAAAATGAAGACAGTTTTAAAATTTCGAAGTATGCCTATGGTTTAGACTACCATGACGTCATAAAAGGAAAATTGAGAGAACTTATTCATTCTATTCAAACTAATATTGGTGCCGTTTCTGGGCGTGCTTTTGTAGATTCAGCTCCAGTTTTAGATAAAGCATGGGCTGCTAAAAGTGGTTTAGGTTGGATAGGAAAAAACAGTAACCTATTGACTAAAAAAGTAGGTTCCTTTTATTTTATTGCCGAGTTAATAATAGATTTAGAATTAGAGTATGATTCGCCCACTACAGACCATTGTGGTTCCTGTACTGCATGTATAGATAGTTGTCCTACTAATGCTATTGTTGCTCCATATGTAGTTGATGGAAGTAAATGTATATCCTATTTTACAATTGAATTAAAAGAGAATATTCCGACGGAGTTTAAAGGAATGTTTAATGACTGGGCTTTTGGTTGTGATGTGTGTCAAGACGTTTGTCCTTGGAACAAATTTTCAAAGCCTCATAGTGAACCTCTTTTTAATGCAAATCCAGACGTATTGTCGATGTCTAAAAAAGACTGGATAGAAATAACAGAAGAAACATTTAAAGTTGTTTTTAAAAATTCTCCTATTAAACGTACAAAGTTTGCAGGAATAAAAAGAAATATTGATTTTATACAGTAG
- the ruvB gene encoding Holliday junction branch migration DNA helicase RuvB: MNENLDPTGNNYNLEDFDIERKLRPLSFDDFAGQDQVLENLKVFVQAANQRNEALDHTLFHGPPGLGKTTLANILANELQVGIKITSGPVLDKPGDLAGLLTNLEERDVLFIDEIHRLSPIVEEYLYSAMEDFKIDIMIESGPNARTVQINLNPFTLIGATTRSGLLTAPMRARFGISSRLQYYTTELLTTIVERSAAIFKMPISMEAAIEIAGRSRGTPRIANALLRRVRDFAQIKGNGSIDIEIARYALKALNVDAFGLDEMDNKILNTIIDKFKGGPVGLSTLATAVSESSETIEEVYEPFLIQEGFIMRTPRGREVTDKAYRHLGKIKTNIQGGLF, from the coding sequence ATGAATGAGAATCTAGATCCTACTGGAAACAATTATAATCTTGAAGATTTCGATATCGAAAGGAAGCTTCGCCCTTTATCCTTTGATGATTTTGCTGGACAAGATCAAGTTTTAGAAAATCTAAAGGTCTTTGTACAAGCAGCCAACCAAAGAAATGAAGCTCTTGATCACACTCTTTTTCACGGTCCTCCAGGACTTGGAAAAACTACTCTTGCCAATATACTTGCGAATGAACTTCAAGTTGGAATAAAAATAACTTCTGGACCTGTACTTGATAAGCCAGGAGACCTTGCTGGTTTGCTTACAAATCTTGAAGAGCGTGATGTACTTTTTATTGACGAAATTCACAGGCTTTCTCCTATTGTTGAAGAGTATTTATACTCTGCAATGGAAGATTTTAAAATTGACATTATGATTGAATCTGGGCCCAATGCGCGCACGGTACAGATCAATTTGAATCCTTTTACCCTTATTGGTGCAACTACCCGTTCTGGGCTGCTTACGGCACCTATGAGAGCTAGATTTGGAATATCCTCTCGTTTGCAATATTACACTACAGAATTGCTTACTACTATTGTTGAAAGAAGTGCTGCAATTTTTAAAATGCCAATTTCTATGGAAGCGGCTATTGAAATAGCAGGTAGGAGTAGAGGTACACCTCGTATAGCCAATGCTTTGCTGAGACGTGTACGTGATTTTGCTCAAATTAAAGGAAATGGTTCTATTGATATAGAAATTGCTCGTTATGCTTTAAAAGCTTTGAATGTAGATGCTTTTGGACTAGATGAAATGGATAATAAAATTTTGAATACCATTATTGATAAATTTAAAGGTGGTCCTGTTGGTTTGAGTACTCTGGCAACTGCAGTTTCAGAGAGTAGTGAAACTATTGAGGAGGTTTATGAACCTTTTTTAATTCAAGAAGGTTTCATTATGAGGACTCCAAGAGGTAGAGAGGTTACTGATAAAGCGTATAGACATTTGGGTAAAATTAAAACGAATATTCAGGGTGGTTTATTTTAG